Genomic DNA from Nonomuraea rubra:
CCTGGAGCAGGCGCTGGCCATCATGGACCAGCCCGACGACCAGCAGCGCGCGAAGATCGTGTTCCTGCTGACCGACGGCGTGCTCGACGTGCGCAACAGCCCCCAGTACGGCGCCGACGCCCAGGCCCGCAACGCCAACGCCCAGGCGCAGATCACCCGCAGCCTCGACGACGCCAAGCGGGGCCGGGTGCAGATCTGGCCGCTCGGCTTCGGCGCCGCCGACAAGTCCGCGCTCGACGACTTCGCGGCCGGCGGCTGGGTCCAGCCCTGCGGCGACCAGCGGACCACCACCCCGAGGGCCCGCGTCGTGGCCACCTCGGCCGACGTGGAGCGCTCGCTGCTGGAGGCGTTCGCCTACGCCAGGTGCGCCGGCATCGAGGAGTCCGTGACCGACTCGCTCGACGCGGGCGCCACCATCGACCTGCACGTCAACATCCCGATCATCGCCACCGACGGCTCGATCGTGGTGGTCAAGCGCGACAAGCGCATCCAGGCCACCTACTTCGACCCCGAGGGCACGCAGGTGCCCAAGCAGGGCGAGCTGAAGGAGTCCACCTTCCAGGCCGCGGGCGAGGCCGGCCCGGTGGAGTCGCTGCGCATCCGCAACCCGCTGCCGGGCCAGTGGCGTATCCAGCTCAAGTCGCCGCCCGGCGTGAGCCGCCAGGAGGTCAGCGCGACCGTCGTCTGGCAGGGCGCGCTGCGGGCCTCGATCTCGCTGAGCAACCCCCGGCCGCGCCCCGGCGAGCAGGTGAACGTGCGGCTGCGCCTGCAGACCAGGACGGGCACGATCACCGACCCGGCGGCGCTGGAGGGCCTGCGGTTCAGCGCGCGGATGTCCGGCGAGGGCTTCCAGGAGGTCCCGGTCGAGCTGGGCGACACCGGCGAGGGGGCCGACCGGGGACAGGGCGACGGCGAGTACTCCGGCCAGATCGTCATCCCGGCCACGGCCACCGGCGCGCTGTCGTTCGTCGGCAGGGTGACCGGGCCCGGCGTGGCCGGTGACGAGCGGCCGTACGAGACCCGCATCGCCGGGCCGGCCGACCGGCTGCGCGCCCAGGTGGAGCTCGGCTCCGCCACCGTCGAGCCGGGCGGCACGCTCGCGGGCACCGTCCGCGTCACCAACGACGCCGAACCCGTCCAGCTCGGCCTGCGGCTCGTGGACGTCCCCGGCACCGTGAGCCTGTCCGCCCAGCAGCTCCAGGCGCCCACGGGCAGCTCCGAGCAGGGCTTCGAGCTGCGCGTCGGCGCCGACGCCGGCGAGGGCACGGTGAGCGGCGTGGTCCAGGTGCTCGACCTGGCCGGGCAGGTCGTGGCCGAGGAGTTCGTGGACGTGGACGTGCGGCCGCCGACGCCGCTGTGGCAGCGGGCGTTGCAGGCCCTGCTGATCCTCCTCGTGATCCTCGCGGTGGCGCTGCCGTTCCTGCTGGCCAGGAGGCGGGCGCGGCGGCGGGCGGCCGATCCGAGCGAGCTGACCCTGCACCTGTTCGACCGGCCGGGCGAGCCGTACATCAGCCGGCTCCAGGCGCCGCTGGGCGAGGGGCCGGAGTTCATGTTCGAGGTGAGCGACGGGCGGCTGGTGCGTACCTACGGGACCGGCTACGCCGTACGCCGGGGGCAGGGCCGTACCGTGCTGGTCCGCGACCCGTCGGGGCGGGAGCTGGACCCGCTCATCCCGGGCCGGCCGATCGCCCTGCCGAACGGCATGTACCTCGGCGTGGACGACGGCCGGGCCAGGGGCGGCGGCGCCGAGCAGCCCGCCTACGGCTCGGCCGAGCCCTACCGGAGCAGGACCGACCGACCGATGCCAGGCGACGACCTGTTGTGAGGGATGCATGAGGATCTTCGATCCGATGATGTTCGTGGGGCTCGGCGGCACCGGCTGCCGGGTCGGGGTGGAGCTGGAGCGCTGGCTGCGAGACGAGCTGTGCGGTCCCGACGGCATGGATCTGATCAGGAACTTCAGCTGGCAGAACTACCAGCCCTACGAGCTGCCTTCCTGCCTGCAGTTCGTCTACGTGGACCTCAACGAGGACGAGCTGAACCGTACCCGCCGCCGGGTGGTGCCGACCGAGCGGGAGCTGCCGGCGGCGGGCCGGACCGCGCACCTGATCCACGACGTGGTGCCCAAGTTCGACTCCTACCCGGAGGTGGCCCGGAGCCTGCGGGCCACGCTGGGCGACCACGTCAAGGACTGGCTGCCGCCCCGCGAGCAGGAGCCGCTGGTCGCACCGCTGATGCGGGGCGCCGGGCAGCTCCCGACGGTGGCCAGGGCGGCGCTGTTCGAGCGCATGCGCCACGGCACCGGGCCTGTCGTGCAGGGCATCGAGGACGCCATCGGCGCGATCAGCAACTCCGGCAGCGAGCTGGCCGCGCTGGGCGGCCGGCTGCGGCGCACCTGCGACGTGTTCGTGGCCTTCTCGGTGGCGGGCGGCACCGGCAGCGGCATCTTCTACGACTACCTGCACCTGATCGGCGACGCCTTCGCCCGCAACCACATCAGGGCCAGGATCCACCCGCTGGTCGTCATGCCGTCGGCGTTCGTCGAGGGCAAGGGCGGCGGGCGCCGGGCGCGGCTGAACGCCGGGGCGAGCCTGCTCGACCTGTTCCGGCTCGTCGACGACCAGAACGCGCCGCACGCGGGCACGCAGGTGGACGAGCAGGGCATCGTCGGCGAGCTGGGCGTGCGCTACCCGGGCAGGGGCGAGGTGCGCCTGGCCACCGGCACGGTGCAGACCGCGTTCCTGTTCACCATGCCGCCCGGCGTCGAGCGCGACGACCTGCACCGCTCGATCGCCTCGCTGATCGTGTCGCTGGCCGGCACCCGGCCGACCACCGCGGGCGAGGCCAACGGCGGCATGGAGGACCGCGGCGAGTCCTCCTTCGCCGACGACTTCATCAACCGGGCCGTGGAGCGCGAGGTGCCCGCCGCCTCCGGGATCGGCAACCGGGGCGTGTCCACGGCGTTCGTCTCCTCGATGACCGTGCCGGTCGAGGAGCTGGCCGACCTGGTCAGCTCGCGGCTGCTGGCCCGCGCGGTGGCGCAGCTCGAAGCCGTGCCGCCGGGCGCCGCCGAGAGCAACGTGGACGAGATCCGGCGCCTGTTCACCACCACCAACCTGGAGCCGCTCAACACCCGCGAGCCGCTGCCGCTGCCCGAGGCGCGCACCGCGACCGGCGCGACCGAGATCCAGAAGTCGCTGGCCAACCGGCTGCGCGCGATGGAGGACAATCTGGCCTCGCTGGAGCGGCAGCTCAGCCGCGCCGTCCCGGCCATGGCCAAGGACATGGACGTGCGGCGCGGCGCGATGGAGGGGCTCGGCCACGTCGATCCGTTCCGGCTGCGGCGGGTGGTGACGGGCCTGCCCGGCGACGTGCACGAGGCCGACAAGCTCGGCTTCGCCGGGCTGCTCGACCAGCGCAGGGCGCAGCCGCGCAAGCCGTACGAGAACATGACGGAGGCGCCGCCGCAGCCGCGGCCGATGCGCGACCGGCTGCTGCGCAAGGTGCAGTGGAGCGACCCCGAGGTGCAGGCGTCGCTGCACGACCAGGACGCCTGGTACCTGTGGCGCAGCCAGGCGCTCTGGCACCGGGCCTGGGCCGACCAGATGCCGCGCTGGGAGCCGCTGCGCAAGCAGCTCATCCGCGAGGTGCGCGACTTCACCGAGGTGTTCGCCGAGCACGCCGACGCCGACCCCGAGCGGTTCGCGCGCCGCGCGGGCGAGCTGTACGAGACCCGCGTCGGCGTCTACCACCTGCTGCCACCGGCGGGCGCCGAGTCCTTCTACGACGCGGTCGTGCGCCGCTTCGTGGACGTGTACGTGGCCCGTCAGCTCCTGCGGCCGACCGACGGCGAGGCCGGCGTGGTCAACGCGCTGATCGGGCCGGACGGCTGGCGGCACGCCTACGACGTGGCCTGGCGCACCGGCAAGCCCGCCGACGCGCTGGCCTGGGTGCGGGAGCGGCTCAAGCTGGAGGTCAAGAAGCTCTTCAAGGACCGCGACGAGGCCGCCGTGCTGGGCGAGCAGCCACTGCTGCCGTCCCTGGCCGACATCCTCGCCCAGGCCGCGAAGGGCGGCGGCGACGACCCGCACGTGCGGCAGTTCCAGCTCAAGCTGGCCGACCTGGTGCCGGGCGGCTTCACCCCCGACGGCAGCGGCGACCTGAAGGTGCTCGTCTCCTACCCGGCTCCGGCCAAGGACCCCGAGCTCGAACGGTTCCTGAAGGAGCGGATCGACCTGCCGGGCGTGCCCGACTTCCGCAACATCGACGCCGACTCGGTGACGATCGTGCAGGTGCGTACCTCGATGAGCGTCACCCAGGTGCGCGAGCTGCGCGAGGTGCTGCACAGCTGGGCCGGAGCCCTGCAGCACGAGCAGGCGCAGGACCACCTGAAGTGGCGCCAGCGGCTCGGCTACGACTTCGGCTACCTGGCCACCACCGAGGAGCACCGGGTCCGCATCCTGCACCGGCTGCTCTGCCTGCTCTGGAACGGGCAGGTCAGCGTGGTCGAGGGCGAGCCGCACTCGCCGTCGCGGATCAGGATCGACGTCGAGGGCGGCTCGATGACGCTGCCGCTGACCGGCTACGGCAAGGCGTCCTCGTGGCCGAGCATCCTGCGGGCCTACGAGCAGTGGGTGATCGGCGGCGACGAGGAGTTCCGCGGCCTGGTGAGCGAGCAGCTCATGGACGCCCTGCCGAAGGGCCTGGCGGGCACGCTCAGCGTCCCCCACCCGCTCTACCAGCAGGTCACCGGCATGGCCGCCGACCAGCTCGGGCTGCTGGAGATCATGATGCCGAAGCTGCCGTCCGGCGCCCGCAACCGGGCCGACCAGCTCGTCGCGTTCTGGGCGAGCACCCTGCCCGCCGCGCTGGACCTGCCGTTCGAACGGGTCGCCGAGGCCGTCGCCTACAACCTGCGCGACCTGGACGCGCTCGCCGGGGAGTGAGCATGGTCGTGGTGCTCGACCTCCGCAAGGAGGAGGTGTCCAGGCTCGGCCCCCGGGTCCTGGTGGTGACCGACACCGAGCGGCTGGCCGCCGGGCAGCAGGCGCTGCAGGAGGTGCTCAGCTCGCGCCTGGTCAGGTCGGTGCTGGTGGTGGCGCTGGGGCCCGAGCCGCGCCTGCCTCCCGCGCTGAACGGCGAGAGCCGCAGGGTGCTGTGGGTGGGCGACCCCTGCGGCATCCTGTGGAACGCCGACACCGGCGAGGCGGCGCACGGGCCCGAGACCAGCTCGGAGGCCATCCTGATCGACCTGCTGTCCCAGCCCGAGGTGTTCGACCAGGTGGTCGGCGAGCTGGGCGAGATCCCGTACGGCACCGCCTCCCCCGGCTGGCGCATCGTGGCGGGCCGCATCGACCCGGAGGTGCTGGCGCAGGCCTTCACCGACGTGGCGGAGCGGTTCGCCGGGCCGCCGCAGCAGGACCCCGGGCTCTTCGGCTCGCCGCTGGCCACCGCGCTGCCGGTGCTCAGCGGCAGCGCGGACCTGCCCGCCGACCTCCTCGACGCGCTCGTCCCCGACGGCCGGATGGACCGGCTCTACCGGCAGGCCCGCGACCGCCTCGACCGCGCCGGCCGGGCACTGGACGACCTCGGCTACTTCAGCACCGCCCCGGTCAGGGCCGCGCTCGCGGACGAGGTGATCGCCGCCGGGCGGGCGCTGGCCGAGTTCCGCGACGCGGTCGTCCGGTTGTTCGCCGAGATCGACCAGGGCGACGAGGACGCCCCCGCCGTGCTGGCCGCCAACGGCGTCAAGTTCGCCACCCCGGCCGGCATGGGGCACGCCGAGATCGTCGCGGAGCTGCGCGCCGACGTGGACTCGGCCCTGGCCGAGCGCAGGAGCCTGATGCGGCTGGTCTCGCGGCTGCGCGCGCTGGCCGACCAGAGCGCGCCCATCGGCAGCGCCGCCTTCGTGCCCGGCTGCGGGCGCAGGTGCCCCGACGAGCTGCTGAACGAGCTGCACGCGCCCGCCGAGTTCCCCCGGGGGCTGGTGAACCGCTTCCTGCTCTGGCGGCGCTCGCGCGACTGGTGGCGGCAGCAGCTCTCGCTCGGCCCGGCCAGGACCGCGCTCGACGAGCTGCGCTCGCTGCTCGAACGGGTCGCCGCCAGCGAGTGGACGCTCGGCCAGGCCCGCATGCACACCTCCGACGCGGCCCGCACGATCGCGGCGACGCTGGCCGAGATCTGCGCGCAGGTGTCGGCGACGCTGTACGACTGGAGCAGCGCCGAGGCCGGGCAGGCCGCCGCCGCCGAGGCCCTGGACGAGGAGGTCACCGTGCGCCTGCGCGACCGCGGCGGCCAGCTCCGCGAGGTCATCACCGGCGACCTGCTCGACGCGGTGACGGGCTGGCTGGAGCCCGGCTGGCCGGCGCTGGAGCACGGCGACTACCGCGACGCGCGGACGGGCCTGGAACGGCGGGTCGACGAGACGCTCCGGCAGTACCGCTACCACCTGGTCCACCGGGGCGTGCAGGAGAAACCCGACTTCGGCACCGCCGACGCGGGCCGGCAGGAGCTGGTGGACGCGGTGTGGCGGCAGTCGCAGCAGGTCGTGCGGGCCCTTCAGGCCCCGCCCGGCGGGCAGATGTTGCAGCTCTGCGGCGATCGTGACCTGTCGCTGCTGCTGCGGCAGGCGTACGCGGTGCGGTTCGCGCCCAGGGCCGTGCGGGGCCAGGGCAACCCGCCCGGAGTCGTGTGGACCCGGTCGGGCCAGTACGCCGGCACGCTCCGGCTGGTGCCGCTGCGTCCGGGGACGGTGGAGGAGAACTGGAGCGGTGATGGAGCCTGAGCCGATGGACTTCACCTCCCCCGAAGGCGACCCGGTGAGCTGGGAGGTGGAGGCGGAGCCGTGGCAGAACCCGTTCGAGCGCCGGGTCACCCACCTCGCCTCCGGCACCAAGCTCGTGCAGCGGCGCGTGCCGCGCGCCGAGGGCCGCGACCGCGAGTACCTGTACGACCTGCTGGAGAACGAGGCCCGCATCGGCGCCAGGCTGCTCACCCGGCTGCGCCGCGCCTACCCGCCCGAGCTGCCCCGGCTGATCGGCTACAGCCTCGACGAGGAGGAGCCGTTCGTGCTGCTCTACGACTACCGGGGCGAGCCCGTCAGCCGCCACTTCGGCGCGCTGCTGATCAGCGAGCAGCGCACGCTGCAGGCGAGCCTCTTCCGCGCCATCCGCATCCTGTCGGCCTGCGACGTCGTGCACCGGCGCGTCGAGCCCGCCACCGTGCGTTGGGACGGCACCACCGTGCAGCTCACCGACCTCAGCCACGCGACGCTGATCGGCACCCGCCGGCTGCGGATCGGCGAGGCGCCCTACGCCTCCCCCGCCCAGCGCTCCGGCGAGGGCCTGGCCGCCACGGCCGACGACCTCTGGGGCGCGGGCATGGTGATCTACCGTACGGTCACCGGCCGCGAGATCGCCGACCTGCCCGACCTGTCGGCCACCCCGGCCCTGCAACCGCTCAAGGACATCTTCTCCGACTCGCCGCCGTCGGCGCGGGAGGTGCTGGCCCGGCTGCGCGTGCCCGACCCGATGCAGACCCTCGCCGTCGAGCGGGACCTCGGGCTGGAGGAGGGCCGCGCCGCCTTCGACCGGGCGCGCGAGGCCAGGCGCGACCCGGTGGCCGCCGAGAAGCACGCCGAGGAGCACGCCACCCGGATCCATCCCGTCCCTCCGGAGCCGGAGGTCCAGGGCAGGGCGCTGCCCTGGTGGGCCCGGTGGCTGCCGCTGGCCGTCCTGCTCGCCCTGCTGATCGTCCTCTGGGTGGTGACCCGGTGATCCTCTGCCCCATCTGCCTGCACGAGTTCGCCTGGAGCGAGGACGAGCTCTACGAGCGCACCCCCGCGGGCCAGTACCAGCCGCTCTCCCTGGAGCACGTGACCGGGCCCCGCCGCGAGGACCTCCTGCGGGCCGCGCACGTCCGCTGCCCCGCCCCCGTGCCGGACTCCGGCCTCGAACACCACCTGCCCTACACCTACGTCCGGCACGGCCGCCCCCTGGTGATCGGCCTGGTCGGCGGCCCGGAGACGGGCAAGACCCACCTGCTGGCCGCCATGATCGGCGCCATCGAGCAGGGCGGGCTGCGGCCGTACGGGCTGACCACCGACGCCGTCGACATCGAGCGGCACGCCGAGTACGTCAACTCCTACGTCCGCCCGCTGCTCGTCGAGCGGGCCGCGCTGAGCCGCACCACGCACCGGGCCACCGCCGAGCCCGTGGACGCGCTGCTCGTCAACGACGGCCGGCACACCACCGCGGTCGCCTTCTTCGACATTGCCGGCGAGCTGCTGCGCAGCGCCACCCACGAGGCCACCAGGTTCGTGCCTGCCCTCGGCGGGCTGCTGTTCGTGATCGACGCTGCCACCAGGTCGGCCAGGATGGGCGACGAGTCGTTCAGGGCCGTGCTGGACCGGCTGCCCAAGACCGGCGGCCGGCTGGACATCCCCGCCGCCATCGCGGTCACCAAGAGCGACGCGGTGCGCTTCCAGGCGCCGGTCGACACGTGGCTGTACGCCGAGCCCGACGGGCTGGACCCGGCCGCGGTCCTGCGGGAGAGCCGCGACGTCTACGCCTACCTGCACCGGCGGGGGGCGCAGGCGTGGCTGAGCCCGTACG
This window encodes:
- a CDS encoding tubulin-like doman-containing protein gives rise to the protein MRIFDPMMFVGLGGTGCRVGVELERWLRDELCGPDGMDLIRNFSWQNYQPYELPSCLQFVYVDLNEDELNRTRRRVVPTERELPAAGRTAHLIHDVVPKFDSYPEVARSLRATLGDHVKDWLPPREQEPLVAPLMRGAGQLPTVARAALFERMRHGTGPVVQGIEDAIGAISNSGSELAALGGRLRRTCDVFVAFSVAGGTGSGIFYDYLHLIGDAFARNHIRARIHPLVVMPSAFVEGKGGGRRARLNAGASLLDLFRLVDDQNAPHAGTQVDEQGIVGELGVRYPGRGEVRLATGTVQTAFLFTMPPGVERDDLHRSIASLIVSLAGTRPTTAGEANGGMEDRGESSFADDFINRAVEREVPAASGIGNRGVSTAFVSSMTVPVEELADLVSSRLLARAVAQLEAVPPGAAESNVDEIRRLFTTTNLEPLNTREPLPLPEARTATGATEIQKSLANRLRAMEDNLASLERQLSRAVPAMAKDMDVRRGAMEGLGHVDPFRLRRVVTGLPGDVHEADKLGFAGLLDQRRAQPRKPYENMTEAPPQPRPMRDRLLRKVQWSDPEVQASLHDQDAWYLWRSQALWHRAWADQMPRWEPLRKQLIREVRDFTEVFAEHADADPERFARRAGELYETRVGVYHLLPPAGAESFYDAVVRRFVDVYVARQLLRPTDGEAGVVNALIGPDGWRHAYDVAWRTGKPADALAWVRERLKLEVKKLFKDRDEAAVLGEQPLLPSLADILAQAAKGGGDDPHVRQFQLKLADLVPGGFTPDGSGDLKVLVSYPAPAKDPELERFLKERIDLPGVPDFRNIDADSVTIVQVRTSMSVTQVRELREVLHSWAGALQHEQAQDHLKWRQRLGYDFGYLATTEEHRVRILHRLLCLLWNGQVSVVEGEPHSPSRIRIDVEGGSMTLPLTGYGKASSWPSILRAYEQWVIGGDEEFRGLVSEQLMDALPKGLAGTLSVPHPLYQQVTGMAADQLGLLEIMMPKLPSGARNRADQLVAFWASTLPAALDLPFERVAEAVAYNLRDLDALAGE
- a CDS encoding vWA domain-containing protein, giving the protein MTTAGAFSPTAAHAAPPSDVKPVRVVILVDESGSLKDQDVTRERAAAQLIALSELSPQSQVAVVGFGSSNGPGQSAVDIVCPLTGVQTAQDRESLGRCVEKLRLRAAEEGNDTDHAAALEQALAIMDQPDDQQRAKIVFLLTDGVLDVRNSPQYGADAQARNANAQAQITRSLDDAKRGRVQIWPLGFGAADKSALDDFAAGGWVQPCGDQRTTTPRARVVATSADVERSLLEAFAYARCAGIEESVTDSLDAGATIDLHVNIPIIATDGSIVVVKRDKRIQATYFDPEGTQVPKQGELKESTFQAAGEAGPVESLRIRNPLPGQWRIQLKSPPGVSRQEVSATVVWQGALRASISLSNPRPRPGEQVNVRLRLQTRTGTITDPAALEGLRFSARMSGEGFQEVPVELGDTGEGADRGQGDGEYSGQIVIPATATGALSFVGRVTGPGVAGDERPYETRIAGPADRLRAQVELGSATVEPGGTLAGTVRVTNDAEPVQLGLRLVDVPGTVSLSAQQLQAPTGSSEQGFELRVGADAGEGTVSGVVQVLDLAGQVVAEEFVDVDVRPPTPLWQRALQALLILLVILAVALPFLLARRRARRRAADPSELTLHLFDRPGEPYISRLQAPLGEGPEFMFEVSDGRLVRTYGTGYAVRRGQGRTVLVRDPSGRELDPLIPGRPIALPNGMYLGVDDGRARGGGAEQPAYGSAEPYRSRTDRPMPGDDLL